In Spirosoma pollinicola, the genomic window CAGCACCTTCACTTATTGCAAAATAGCATTAACTGACGCTACAAATTCTTTATAAACTCTTCCAGCGCGTTCAGGTGATCGGTAAAGGCCTGTTGTCCGGTATTGGTGGCCGAGTACGTTGTGTTTGGTTTTCGACCAATAAATTGCTTTTGCACGGCAACATAGCCCGACTCTTCCAGGGCACGCAGGTGCGTAGCCAGATTGCCGTCGGTTAGGCCCAGTAACTCTTTAAGCGAGTTGAAACTCATCAACTCATTGACCATCAATACCGACATGATGCTTAGCCGCGCTTTGCTTTCAAAGGCTTTATTGAATTGAGCCAGCAGGTCGTTCTTCATGCGGTGGTACGTTCGTATTTATAGTACATGGCCAGACCATATACAATGTGTAAAATGCCAAATCCAATCGACCAGGTCAGCAGGTTGTAGCCCGGCCAGAAGAGGGATAATAATCCCAGTCCAATTTCGCAGTAGGCCAGTGACTC contains:
- a CDS encoding winged helix-turn-helix domain-containing protein; translation: MKNDLLAQFNKAFESKARLSIMSVLMVNELMSFNSLKELLGLTDGNLATHLRALEESGYVAVQKQFIGRKPNTTYSATNTGQQAFTDHLNALEEFIKNL